Below is a window of Phoenix dactylifera cultivar Barhee BC4 chromosome 7, palm_55x_up_171113_PBpolish2nd_filt_p, whole genome shotgun sequence DNA.
GGGGTAGCTGCATTTTGAAGTCACTATTCCTAGTGCGGAGTTGAGGGTAGCCTAGGAGGGTCTTACCTATGCCAGACTCACCTTGAGAGCAGATCGAATTCAGATTGAAAGCGACACCGCTATGGTAATTCAATAGATTCGAGGTCATTATAGGACGTTGTGTGGGCACCCACCGCTACAGGACATCCTCAAGCTGATAGGGATTGTAGTGCTTTTTAAGCTTTCCATGTCTACAGAAAAATGAATAGAGTGACGAACTAGATTGCCTCTTTCATTACTTGGCTTTCCGATGGCACTCTCTGGCACAACTATAAAACCATACCTTCTCTTTtaaattctctttttctttctgatCTTATAGGATGTTTTCATACTAGACATGCATAATCTCTCCgacttatcaaaaaaaaaaaaagctattgtTGACCACATGAAAATCGAGAAATTATATTCTACACCACATGCACCACATCGATCATCGTATGTTCTTCTTATAGGCTCCATTCATCATGGCTTGTTTCGATAATTAGCCCATAGAAAGAAGATACCATGATTGGTAGGATGCACACCGCACCACGTTGGTATACATGGTGTAGAGTATGATTTCTATGGGGAACGAAAGATGTATAATGTACACTTGGCCTCCACAAGAATAGGAAAATAAGCCAGGGAGGTTGAGTAATTTTAGAGTTCGACCGTTGGGCCGGGTGACTCAAATAGACGGCGAGGAGGGAGAGACGGAGTCGGACaactctctcgctctctctcttcttcgcagaaaaagaaaagaggcgaAGGAGACGACGACAGAAGCGGAACGAATCGAACGCGAATTACCAAATCCCTCGAGATCCGATCCTTCTCTCGCAAGCTTTAATCCAATCACTTTTTTTCCTCCGGGCTTTTCTCGGTGAAAAAGGGCGAATTTTGGGCCTTTTACTCGTCGCAGGTGGAAGGAATCCGATGTTGCCGTTAAAGACTCGATCGGCGCGGATGCGGGATTTCGAGTCCGAAGCTTATTCTTGATTTCGAATTCTTGGGTGGATTTTTGGCTTAGATTGCACCCCAAGAACGGTTGGGTTCTTGGGTCTTTCCAAGCGAAATTTGAGCAGAAATGGAAGGAACGGAGCTCCGGCGGAGCATGACGCTCTCTGAGCAGCTTGCGGTCGAGGATTCGCCCAATCCTCCGACGGCGCCGACCGGCGTCGCCGAGAAGCGGGAGGCCTTCGCCGCCGAGAGCGGCCCGGGCAGCGTCAGCCACTGGAATTTGATGGACATCATCAAGGAGGAGCATGACGTCAACGGGGGCGCCGGTGCCGGCATCAACTGGAAGTCGTTGAAGGAGCGCCTCCGCCTCCACCGCACCGGCGCCGGCGCCGTCTGGGCCACCCCCTCCGGCCACCCCTGCCCCATCTCCGATCCCGAAGTCGTCGTCTCCGTCCGCCCCAACCCCGCGGCCACCCTCGGCCGCTCCATCTCCCGCTCCGTCTCCATCCGGAACGCCGAGATCACCTTCCGGGGCTCTGCCTCCCGCCGCGGAGCCATCGTCTCCGATTACAAtccccccgccgccgccgccagggggactgcggaggaggaggactctCCGGCGAGTGGCGGAAGCAGAGGAGGTGAAGAAGAACTGGAGGGGTGCGAGGGATCCAACCGAAGCGGCGCCGGcgaggcggaggcggcggcggcggagcaaCCGGTGACGATTTCTTTGATGGCGCTGCTGGAGCAAACGGACAGGTGGggtggggagggggaggaggcgtcggcggcagaggaggaggaggtggcggaggacGGGGAGGGGGATGTCGGCGGGATGTACTACGTGTGCTGCGTGTGCATGGTAAGGCACAAAGGCGCTGCCTTTATACCCTGCGGCCACACCTTCTGCCGGCTGTGCTCGCGGGAGCTGTGGGTGAGCGGCGGCAACTGCCCCCTCTGCAATGGCTTCATCTTTGAGATCCTCGACATCTTCTAGGTCTTTCTCCATTCCCCATTGCCCCCTGCTACCATCCCAATTGGGTactccttcttcttcatcattcCCCATTGCCCCCTGCTATCATCCCAATTGGGTATCTTCTTATTTACTTAATTATTGAATTCAATCTTCTTTTCTCGTACAAGAAAATTATTTTGGGTGGTGGAGCTCTCTGTCTAATTTTATGGGTTCTTAAGGTTGGGCTTGGTGATATGATAGGATAATGGGCTGATGATAATAATGTAATTGTAATTTTATGATGTATAATCACTATAATGCATAAGAGTTTTtaggaatttttattttttttgggtattaTGGTGCCTCACACAGCACGTGCACGAGTgcagccaacaaaatcagaaaaaacaTGGGTGGCCCGGAAAGATTAGGACATTGCTTGCTGAATGGGAAGACATTGTTGTTGCTGGTGAATTTGTGTGATTGATTTGAAGAAATTGTGGATGTGTATAGAGCTGTAGATAGTTTTAGTGATGATCCCTTgtattattatttcttttataaTTCAAATAAGCTTATTTGGTGGTTTCAGAACCTAATTATTGTAGGATTACTTTTAGGATGCATATTATTTAATCTAAGTTGATAGGATATCTATGATATGCATTAGGATTTTATTGTTTGTCCCTGCCTGCTATTCCTGTTTAGGTTATCAACATGTGTATCTCTGACTTCTCCTTAACGAACCTTGTCAATTATTAGAATGTGCATAGGTTTTCCTCTTTTTATTAGCTTCTAAAATAAAGGATAGAGGTAATGCTGATTATAAAGTAATGGCTATGTTAATCAGGATTCATGAACTGAGTCCATGTCAGTTGGGACAAGGCTCAGTGGTTGTGGTTATAGCTATTATGTTGGAAGGTTATTATGTGGGTGTATTGGGCATTACTTCTTTAAGTGAATGGGTTAGGGTGGTTGATGCTGCTTAGAGAGGTGGCCAATTGTCTCAATCAACTGTTACAAGGCTAATTAAATTTTCCTAATGGCCATCCATAGATATATCCCTTGTTCTACTATATGGAGAAGGACAACTTACAGAACAGTTTGATAAGTTCTGTAAGTTActatatataaaattaatttttaatatatatatatatatatatatatatatatatattttttttaccttGAACATCACCTGGTTATAATGATGTAACAACAAGTTATAGTAGCAGGGGTTTGTATCAGCTTACAGATTTTCCATAAGAAATATAATTACTTATCAAATTTACAAGAACAATCAGATTCTTTTTCCTTGATGATTTTGTTCCCGAATCTATGTGCAAAATGGACggtaatattaatatttttttatcaaatattcAGATAGATGGATCAGGTATATATATGCATTagactttttttaatttatatatcaCCCATCTCAGACCAAGAGACAAAATAATTCAGAAACCTCCAATGTGtaacatttaaaaaaaagagagagaaaatcatTAAGTGGATAAAATAACTATCGACATTGGCGGAAACAtcaatttttagatttataaatgTGCATTGGAAGCTGGGACCTGTTTGCTGAAGCGAATTCAAGCATTTTCACTCAAAGAACTAATTCAAAATTATATCAGTGGCAAGACCTTAGGAGAGAAGATGAAAACTAAACCAATACCCCAGAATGAATGACAATTGCATCCATCAATCAGGAAATCAAATTTTGTAGATAAGCTCTTACTATGTCTAGTAACTACAATTTTTAGAGCCCAAACATGCTTTAGTTACCAATCAATCCAGAAaattctgcaaaaaaaaaaaaaaaagaactctcAAATGCTCCTAGATGCAATTAGTTCCAACCTCACTGTGTTTttgcaaagaaaagaaacaaattcCTACCCTAGCTGGAGGCAAATCACCACTGTACTGCAAATCTGATGGCTAACTCGAATTACCATTCCCAATCAAAGGCGCGTGACGTCAATTATTCAAAATGACCGATACAACAAAGTAGATTTAGAAATAGGACAAAATTAATAGAAGATTGGGTTAGGTATCCCCAACTATTTTACTCAAAAAAAGATGTAGAGAATTGGCAAATAAGTGGTTGACAAAGCCATGGAGGGCAAAATAAGATCTTGGCCATGTGACGAGTCACTCCATTGCCTTTGGCATGCTTTGACTATTCAGGCAATGGTAGAGTATGATTGGTGGTTAGATATTGCAATGGCAAAGATTATGCAGCTCAAGCAAATGGGAAGAGGTTCCCCATGAAAAACCAAGAGTAAAATCAGACAACTATGAATTCCCAACAAAGAATTTAGGATTACAACATGAGCACATCAACCAGTAAGAATATCGCATCGATTCCATGTTTTCCTCGTAAAAAGCTAAAACAAAGAACAAATATAGAAGCCTTCAATGATGCATATACCTAGTTCTGATCACAAGTCATGTGCCTAATTGATAAAGGGTTCAAAGTTGTAGGAAGAATGGAAGTCCTGAAAGCAAGGACAGAAAAAGCTACAAGCCagaaaattaacaaaaataaaagaagagctGAAAGGCCTGGAAgcaatgtatgcatgcatgctgcACATGGATCAGTAAGAACATGAAAACAAGAAAGTGAAAACAGCCTGCAGAAACTATGAAGGAATGCAAGGACTTGCCACCTTTTTATCATTATCTCAACAGAAGAACCAAAATTTCAAATTACCTCAAAACCTTTAAACCAATTCAAATCATGTTGAAAAATGTTAAATGACATATATATTGTCACATAAGATCCATGATAATAAAAAGATTAAATCACTCAAGAAAACATGGCGAACCTGTACCAAAGCTCAGCCATCTTTAGTGATATCCTCTCATGATCAGCATCTGATGCCTGCAAATTTAAGTAGGCAGTTTCCTACTGCTCGAATACCGCAAAAACTTACATTTTTGCTCCTTAAAGACCAATTCCAGTCCACTTTCaggaagaaaattaaaaacCAATTACAAAAATCTAAtagaaaagttaaaaaaaaaacatggttCTTGTGTTCATCATCACCTTCCAATTTCAAAATTGGATGTAAGCAAATTGTAGATCACGTGGGAGACCTATCATGCAGAACTGCCAAAGTTCCACAGTGGCAGGGGGGAAAGGGTTAGGAGACATGGACGCATGTTTTTCTTGGTAAGTGCATGAACTTTTGGCAGGACATGCATAAAGTATACGAAAAACTAAAGGGGCACGTCCTCAAACAGGAAAACCAAGGAAAAGAGTACACAGAGGATGCAAGGGCAATACATTGTGCAGTTGCAGCACATTGAGATCATAGCTTGCACATACCAAGCATATTATTCTCTTATCGAACAGAAGCAGGAGAAACGAACAATCAGGCATGACCGATGAGAATTAAGTTGAAAACAATATATTTACAAGAGATTGCCACCAGTGATCTAAAAGTTCTTGCTCCATATCTACATACATCCTATGCATCAAAAAACTCATTTTCACCGTCATTTTTGCTACTTTTAAGTGTTTGTGAACATATAGGTCATCCGAACATATTTTGTTGACTAAGaatacccttcccaccatcggacaagagccgtcctcggctctgataccaaatgtcacgcccccgcctctgcgaggcacgtgaggcacctagtgcccacgtgggagccacatgaggggggaacacggggctcccctgccagatattgtccggttctgaggcttcacgcaagcgtccttcacccctccccggttttgttttccacccaaaacgcgtcttcaggattaggagacacccgcctcatatgcccaggctctgaaacgagtcttttcgatgtgggactattgggcctcacacccaaCAAAATTGGGGGAATGTAACATTAGGGGAAGGTGCACTGCAAACAGTTCACATAACAACACGACATGGTGGAGCACACAAGTAAGATTATCATTAAAATGTAACAATAGTATGATCATGCTTTTATCTCAAACTATGGTACACGAGGATGTGCACCACACTTTAATTTTACATGCAACTTAAAGAGAGAAGTCATGGAATCAAAATCAGGATATCTTCCATACTGCCTCATATTTGTATATCTACAACAAGTTTGTTGTTTCAAGCGCTCAACTACTACAAATGAAATAAGCCAGTAAGCTCTTTTCGGGAGCTTTTTTGCCGAGGTTATCGAAAGTGAAGTAGATAACTAAACAAAGGATGTGAAAGAGACCCCACCCAGTAAGATCAAGTGAGGTGCTATCCATGATACTGATGTTTAGTGTTTATGTTCGCGATGTTTGCGAGCGCGAACGCATAccggaaaaaaaatggaaaataggGCCCTAGCCTCGTCGGCCCTCCAATTCTCAACCCCGACCTAAGTGTCTACCATGAGCCTGCAGTCAACAACTATACAATGTCCTCTGTCATTATTGACATAATATTCTAATAGATCACATTCATATGGTACTCGAAAGATAAAACCAATCAGATAATAGACGTTGTCAAAGAAATTTTGACAAAAGATCGTACAGTTCAACTCATATATGTGTATCTTTCAAATGAGAAGGTATCAAGCTCCAATTGAAACAACATAGAAACAAAAAGGACCGGAGTTTAAGCATATGTGTTAATGAATAAATTGAATTAAATTGTGAGCATAAAACCAGAAGTACTGATTAGTAGACCAAAATCACATGATTCACATCATCCGCAAAAGAAGCCAACTTGGTGTTCTTGTACAAGGAGTGGAGGTCACACGACATCCCAGGAACTTTTAAACAGATCAGAACTAATTATATAATTTAGACACCACTAGCAAGGGAAATTCTACTCACCAGCCATCACCAAGAACTGCACATGTAAAGTTCCTACCAAAGGCGTTGTTATTTTATTGAGGCATTTGTATATACTTGGTCTAGATTATCTAAGTGCTCTAACAATGATGGGCAGTTAGAAACCAAGAATAAACAAGCATAATAATTGGAAGAGGCATGGGGCAGCAATTGCACAGCATATATCAAAAACAAAGGAAGGGTAGCCATCACGATTGCAAGTACACCAAAAGAAAGCACACACATATATTCAGCCTTCATAGGATAATGAGGTATACACACTAATACAAACATCATGTATTCGCCCTCTCTAGTAATATAACCCAAGTCCCTCTAGATAACCCAAACCTCAGTACTAGAACCACCCCCACCCACATAGCATGTTAGCTATCCTTATTGCCACGACATTTAGCACCTATCCTAACCTAACCCAGAAACCTATAGCAATCTAACCTCACACAGAAATAAGCTAGGAAAAGTTGATCAAGCTGGGCAACCGATAAACATATTGGTGTCATAGTATCATAGCACACATAGCTGCTAATATCTCCTCACTCCCATAAAGTTGACAACACCATAGAACCCCATATCTCCAGCAAAATAGCAACTAGTATACTCAACTCAAATAAGCCTCAATCCTAAGCTAGTTGGGGTCGGCTAGATGAACCCTTTTCCTCCATTCCTTTCAGTTTAGGATCCTAATAACTAGTATAAAGCAAATAAAAGAACCCACTTCCCTCTTCATATACATGCAGGCTCCaaatcacatcctccactactaaTCACAAGATAGCTGCATGCAACCATTGATATTCTCATTTGAAAGCCTTCTGTAGATTTATCAGCTGATATTTCTAGTTAATATGCTAGCATTTAATACTAGCCTCAATGGAATTCTACTTGTATATTTTGTAATGCACAAGCAGCAGATCTTTGAGCTCACAAAGTAAAATCAGTCCCTTCTCATTTTACACATATTGTTCAAATGCCAAATATATATCAACACTCAGACACTTCACAGATTGCTTTAATCTCTCCATAACCACAAGCCTCAAAGCTAACACTTGAAATTCAAATCCAAAGGATTATTAAGGGGATATGTAATTGGAAATCATGAGTAAAAACTAAATCCAACTCTAAGCAATATCTGAGATCTCATCCTCATATATCTTTTCAACTACAAGGAAACCCCTTTGGCATCAACTCCAACCATACATCTTTCACGTCAACATGCGACATCAAAGCTCAAGATGAATAACACAAGAATTACAAGTAAGCAAGGTAGTCAAACAAGTTTCTTAAGAAAGTCAGTATACCAAATGATCAACTATTCAAGCATACAACTTTAACCCTCTGTTTGGTACAAAAGATAGGCTAGAGAAAGGATGGATGAGAGAGAGGATGGATAGGAACCCTCTTTTGTTTGACATAGAAGGAACAAAAGAGATGATGGATGATATTTGTATGATATTTTTACTAAACTATGGTACAAAAGTATTATCATTATCAATTTATAggacttatttatactaaagaagaagagaaatatACATAAACTTATAATCTTTATaagttataattatataaaaaataatataaatatttaatgaataattttataaattaactatatatgaattaatttatttatatatcaattatataaataactaattaatttataatttaagttAAATAGttgattaattttatataacagCCAACTAAAAACTTGTGAGTATAAATAGAAATATAGAAGATAATCATAATTATTTACCTATAATTATGGAAATTATGtactaaaattaaaagaattagTAATAAAATTTAATAGTATAGGATTAATAGTATAGGTagaataaaaatatctataaatAAAATGCATGAAAAAGTAAAGAAGTGTTAggattttgtcaaaaaaaataatgagggATAATTTTGTCAATGTAGAAATCCACTCCTCACATGCTCCATCCATCCTTCCTTACATCCTTccaatttgggagcatgcaaaTTGGTGGGCCAGAATGGGTGGGCAATCCCTCCTTTTCATCCATCCTTCCTAAATTTTTTAAACCAAACGGTGGATGGAAGCCATCCATCCTTCCAACCCCATCCCTCCACCCTTTCGTAACCCCAACCAAACACAAGGTAAGTAATTATACATCAGAAACCTGAATTTTCGCCACACAGAGGAGTTTTTCAGCTGCAATTGTTGTATAAGTTTTGTTCCTTTTATTAGAGAGCATAACATGAAAGTTATACTAAAGTTGATCAATTATTTGAGCTCAATTTGTTATTTTTGCAAAGTGCAGTTGTTCAAAGTACAACACGTCCATTTTCTTCATCTATCCCCAATGTAACAATCACAAACTTAATAAAGTTTAGTGTTTTCTTGGCATAGTGAAGAATGCTAGGGAAAATTAAGAGCGAACATAAATACAGCCATGGCATCAAATTGGACTAACAGACCTAATTCAGTAGGAAGACTTGATGCTACACTGAAATCACCATTTGAGTACCTCCCAGCCAGCCAATCAGCTGGGGTAATGACTTCTCTAAATGTATGCATCACCTAATACACTTTAGTTTTGACAATACATATCTACCTTGCATAGCGTGCCTTTAATTGTTTTCAATTTTCTTACTCCTCACTATCTCAGAACTTGTAAGTCTACCAGCTGAGTTTAGTTTCCCATTACATCTGAAGCACGGTTCACAACATTGGTACTGACACTGTACCGGTACATTACCGATTCGATACAATATAATAGGTACGGTATGGTATACACCAATACCGACATAGCTCCTGACTCCTTTTTCTCACTTTTCATGATGGTATCGTCTGAAACCAAGCGGTACGTCTAGGTATAGTACAATACACATCCCAATTTCGAGTCATACCAGACGGTATGGGGCAGTCTCACTCGGCTCAGACTAATACGGACCAATTCAACTTATATATcaaaccaaatcttgataccaATTGGTACCTTACCGGTACAATAGGGTACGGATGGTACAGATGAGTATGGCAGACTTTAATCTGAAGGATATTATGATAATAATAGTTCCAATTTCATACTTGTTTTACAACATAAATCAAATTATTATCCATTTATATAGTAAGCGACAGAACTGCTGATACTGAAAGTCATAAAAGTCCTTCAATTCCCAATATATTAACTAGATGCGCTAGAGATCATCACTAGGGCAACAATAatgaaaagtaaaagaaaattcaagtgTTAACAAAATACAATTTTCTTCAACTAATGAAAGCATCACAAACCAAGAAATGCATATAACTAGAGTTCCTCTCAGCAATATGGAACTTAAGCCCAAAATAAATGGTTCAAGCAACAAGTCTGAGTGAATGATCCAGCACCAAACAAGGATCCAAAAAAACATAGAAGTATTTAAACTACCTGGCCAAAACTTATCATGCAAGACCAACACAAAATTAAATGCGTGAGAGAGAGGCCCACAGAACACTTGGAGAAGGCTTATAAAGTCAACCTTTGGTTCTCATGATTGTAATGCTGCCTTTTCCCCCTTCAgtgcaaattttagttttgacaACCACAGGCTTCCCAGAATAAGCTGAAGTAGGATAAGAAATGGTAGTTTCCTCATCCTTCTTATGCTTCAATCTTGATGGTGGTGGAGCTAGAATTCGCTGATTTATGTCATTCAAAGTTACATCACCTTGAACTCCACATGGTTTGATTAGGGAAAAAGGATAGGCAATTGAACTAGTTAACTTTGCCGGAGTTTTAATGTAAGATTTCCTACCTGATATAATGGAAGGGAAAAACACAAATTTATTAAGAGGGAAAATGAGGAAAATATTTAATTTGAGCAATAACCTACAGGTATAAAGTAGCACATGATGGAACAAATGGCTGTAATGCTAAACATACCCTTAAAAAGTACGGGAGGAGCGGGAGCTGGGGTCTCTTGCACCACATCATTTTCCATCTCAGGTAAAATGTTGTTAAACTCTAAACACATAAATCAGATGGTATAAGCATCAGCATCTAGTTCACAGTTTTCAAAGAAAACCACATTTTTACATTACAGGTTAATCTTTTTCAATTGATAGAGACAGAACAAAAGAGGAACTTAATAACAGGGAAACAAATAGAAGTTTTACTGACCAGAAACACTGACTTGGTCATTGGACGTCAAATAATTATTCCTACAAGAAACCATAGGTGGCATTAAGACTTATAAACTAGGTCAAAAGTTACCAGATGAAAGTAAAACTTTAAAAGGCACAGACTTTTCATCAGGGATACAGGGCATCTCGTTTTCATTCAAGCAATCTGCCAGCCACCCCTCTGATGATTGATCCAACCCTTCACAACTTATGGCACACATTTCCTCTGGCATAGACTTCAGAATCAGAATAACCATATAGATGATCTAGTTTGAGCCGCAAAGCATTATTGAGAGAGACCAACCTGAAAATCCCACAGCCCACTCCGAAGTCCACTTTAAACTTTCTGAAAGTCCATCTTCCGTTTCTGAGCACTCCATTACCTGAATAAATATAAGAACAAAGGCCATAAGAAAAAAGGGGGGGAAGGCATCTTAAACAAACAGATACTCACTTTTTCTCCACCTAATATCAAAATAGATAATTTACCTCATATCTATGGATAACCAACCTTAGATTTTAAGAAAGTAGCAGCACCTTCCTCGTTGCCAATGTCAGCCTCATTAGTATCCGACGTGAACTGCAGCATGCGCCTCCTCTTGAGTTGCGAAGATTCCCCAGATTCCTCCAAACCTTTGTTGGTAATATCTGAATTCCACTCACCCAAGTTACACAGAGTTCAGTACAATCTCAATAACAACTAGCCAACATCTAAAAGAAGATAACTATACCTCCAATATCCGATACTTGGGAGCTAAAATCTGCACAATCCTTAATAGGAGTTTGTTGCTCCAGCATGTGCAAGAAAGCATCTTCATTTGGCTTTACTTCATCCCATAGAGAGTGAGAAAAATCTGCGGAATTTAGGATACTAGACAATAAGAACCAATGCTGCTAAAGGGCTTCTAAAGAAAAAAACTTTAGAAGCAACATACTGTTTTGTGGATCTATTTGCAGACTATACTCTTCTCGCCATTCCCACATCTCACTGCAATCATTCCACATAGAAACAATAGCACCATAAATAACAAATACAATATTATAAACAACGGAAACTACCAAACTAATGTGACCATAACTTTATACTTCAAGTACATACAATTCGGGCAGTTAAGAAAAGATGACCAATAAATTGATTCCTTTCGCACTTAAGATTGTAAGAAAATGAGAAAATATGCATAATCTAAAATGCAAGATAGTATTATGAAAGGAGTGAATTTTTACTTCAGGTGAATACAATGCAAGTTAATTGATAAAAATGTACAACAAAATGATTCCTTTCCACTCGGAAAGCCACGAAATCACAGGTTTGACAGAGTAGAATCTAACAATGTCCACAGAGAGAGATCGACAAGCAAAAAACAAAAGTTAGATCCGGAACAAAGAAAACTGGATATTTACCATGCTTTGCATTTGTAAACAGTTAAGACTGTCCGCCGTATTTAATCATACATTAGGTAACTATTCGGCACTAAGATATATAAACGAGCAGGAAAGAACAGAACGCATCAGGTTCAAGTACGAAATTTCATAATACATATAAAAAAGAAGTTCCATTCATCAACATGGGCAGTAAATACTTGAACCCATTCCCCATCCCCATCGTGCAAAACTGTAGTATCCGGATCGAAACAAAGGGGGaaaaaagagaacaaaaatCCCAACTTTTTCCATGCATCAAAAACTCCAAAACCCACAATCGAAAACGAGAAAAAACTCAAAATTGAAAAACAAACAAGCAGACACACTCTACGGAACACAAACAAATGAAACTaagattttttataaaaaagggGGGGAAAATTAGATATCTCAAAGGACTGCACCAAATGCATCAATAAAAACACGACCAAGACCAACGATAGAAACCCGATCAACATAATAACCATTCCGTTCCAAATCCAGTGCCAAAATTCCAACTCCCCTCGCGAAAAAACTCATCAAACACTAATTAAGATGAATAACGATATGAAAATACTTCAAaaatcaaacaaaaagaaaCCCACTTGTTGTTATCATCCACGTCCATTTCCTCCTCTTCGAATGGCTTCAAAAACCCAAAGACTTCAAACCGATTACCGAATaaaagttcaaagaaaaaaaaaaaaaaaaggaaggcaagcaggctggagagagagagagagcgctggTAAGTGGTAACTGCCTTTCTCTGCTCTCAGTCTTAACTCCCTTTCAAGTCGACAGCGACCGCAGAAAATATAAGGCGAGAGGAATTTATCAACGTTTGTATATAATTTAGAAAGAGGGAGACGCTAGCTATGACAATACGGTGCCCACTAATCTACTAAATAAAGTTGCTGATTTATTAACTGCACCCAATTTGGCATCGACTTGGTAATAAGAAGTCTTGAGTTTCCATCAATTTACGTAATTGTCATCAACTGCATCAGCATCCGTCGCTCCCTCTCGGAccttaattcaaattctgatCTTAGCGTACGGATAATCAGACGGCTCAGACGTGACGAACAGCAGAAAATCTGACCCAGGCCCAGGGGACCACCACCGGGGGCTCCCATGTAAATTCGCACAAAAATTTGAACCAGGCCCTCCTTCTTTATAGTAGTCTTAATCTTAGGAAAATGTCAATGAGTCTCGGATCGGACCTGGCC
It encodes the following:
- the LOC108511419 gene encoding uncharacterized protein LOC108511419, with the translated sequence MEGTELRRSMTLSEQLAVEDSPNPPTAPTGVAEKREAFAAESGPGSVSHWNLMDIIKEEHDVNGGAGAGINWKSLKERLRLHRTGAGAVWATPSGHPCPISDPEVVVSVRPNPAATLGRSISRSVSIRNAEITFRGSASRRGAIVSDYNPPAAAARGTAEEEDSPASGGSRGGEEELEGCEGSNRSGAGEAEAAAAEQPVTISLMALLEQTDRWGGEGEEASAAEEEEVAEDGEGDVGGMYYVCCVCMVRHKGAAFIPCGHTFCRLCSRELWVSGGNCPLCNGFIFEILDIF
- the LOC103699123 gene encoding protein XRI1-like, which encodes MDVDDNNNEMWEWREEYSLQIDPQNNFSHSLWDEVKPNEDAFLHMLEQQTPIKDCADFSSQVSDIGDITNKGLEESGESSQLKRRRMLQFTSDTNEADIGNEEGAATFLKSKVMECSETEDGLSESLKWTSEWAVGFSEEMCAISCEGLDQSSEGWLADCLNENEMPCIPDEKNNYLTSNDQVSVSEFNNILPEMENDVVQETPAPAPPVLFKGRKSYIKTPAKLTSSIAYPFSLIKPCGVQGDVTLNDINQRILAPPPSRLKHKKDEETTISYPTSAYSGKPVVVKTKICTEGGKGSITIMRTKG